The following are encoded together in the Triticum dicoccoides isolate Atlit2015 ecotype Zavitan chromosome 6B, WEW_v2.0, whole genome shotgun sequence genome:
- the LOC119324293 gene encoding ceramide kinase-like isoform X4: MFMLWSFLMKVLYVDLGIQELSPKMHRFAVHVITRSRKHPSQLVPCEYLFGHKDPETCKSWVEHLSACINNEQDRPKNLMVFVHPLCGKGRGCKNWEMVAPLFDRAKVNTKVIITERAGHAYDTLASISDKELKKFDGVVAVGGDGLFNEILNGLLNSRNKISYPPTPEGFGYFGSTEKCQGYRNDGLNNSTATSDAVNVMLRVGSNKSDDHEPLLSTGKSVVGLDISSLNPNTESSTGDQVPPVFFPNDWFRLGIIPSGSTDAIVLSTTGERDAVTSALLIIFGRRIALDIAQVVRWKSSPSAEVLPTVRYAASFAGYGFYGEVIRESENYRWMGPARYDFSGTMVFLKHRSYDAKVAFLENENSHSFAASAENVADEVQPLQSRRKRSRKTICQANCSVCKETSMPGQNSEDEIPNSSQTIHNNPKWIWSEGRFLSVGAAVISCRNERAPDGLVAEAHLSDGFLHLLLIRDCPLPLYLCRSICRHLTQFTKKGSDPLTFKFVEHHKTRAFTFISSHDESVWNLDGELFQACEVSVQACRGLVNLFASGPEV, translated from the exons ATGTTTATGCTGTGGAGCTTCTTGATGAAGGTCCTGTATGTGGACCTTGGAATACAAGAATTGTCGCCCAAG ATGCACCGCTTTGCCGTACATGTAATCACCAGATCAAGAAAACACCCTTCTCAATTGGTACCTTGTGAATATCTTTTTGGACACAAAGACCCGGAGACCTGCAAAAGCTGGGTTGAGCATCTCAGTGCATGCATAAATAATGAACAGGACAGGCCCAAGAACCTGATG GTGTTTGTCCATCCACTTTGTGGAAAAGGTagaggttgcaaaaattgggaaatgGTAGCTCCTTTATTTGACCGGGCGAAAGTAAATACAAAG GTGATAATCACGGAGAGAGCAGGACATGCATATGACACCTTAGCATCAATATCAGATAAAGAGCTCAAGAAATTTGACGGTGTTGTTGCAGTG GGTGGTGATGGTTTATTTAATGAAATCCTGAATGGACTACTAAATTCGAGGAATAAGATTTCTTATCCTCCAACTCCAGAGGGCTTTGGATATTTTGGAAGCACTGAGAAATGCCAAGGATACAGGAACGATGGGCTAAACAACAGTACGGCCACATCAGATGCTGTAAATGTCATGCTCCGTGTGGGTTCCAACAAATCTGATGATCATGAACCTCTTCTTTCGACTGGAAAATCTGTTGTTGGATTAGACATCTCATCATTAA ATCCAAATACAGAATCATCTACTGGAG ATCAAGTTCCTCCAGTCTTCTTCCCAAATGATTGGTTTAGGCTTGGCATAATTCCTTCTGGCTCAACAGATGCTATTGTACTCAG CACAACTGGGGAACGAGATGCTGTGACTTCTGCCCTGCTTATTATCTTTGGTAGAAGGATAGCGCTTGATATAGCTCAAGTAGTCAGGTGGAAGAGTAGCCCATCAGCTGAGGTTTTACCTACTGTACGCTATGCAGCTTCATTTGCAGG ATATGGATTTTATGGAGAAGTCATAAGGGAGAGTGAAAACTACCGATGGATGGGCCCTGCACGTTATGATTTTTCTGGAACTATGGTCTTCCTGAAGCACAG ATCTTATGATGCAAAAGTGGCTTTTCTTGAGAATGAGAACTCTCATTCATTTGCTGCATCAGCAGAGAATGTTGCAGATGAAGTACAACCACTGCAATCTCGTAGAAAAAGATCTCGCAAAACAATTTGCCAAGCAAATTGTTCTGTATGCAAAGAAACTTCAATGCCTGGACAAAATTCAGAAGATGAGATTCCAAACAGCTCTCAAACGATTCATAATAACCCAAAATGGATCTGGTCCGAGGGGCGTTTTCTAAGTGTCGGTGCAGCTGTCATTTCATGTCGCAATGAAAGAGCCCCTGATGGCCTAGTGGCTGAAGCACACCTCTCAGATGGTTTTCTACACCTTCTGCTCATTAGAGATTGCCCTCTTCCCTTATATTTGTG CCGTTCTATCTGCAGGCATCTGACACAATTTACTAAGAAGGGGTCGGACCCTTTAACCTTCAAGTTTGTTGAACATCATAAG ACACGAGCATTTACCTTCATCTCATCACACGACGAAAGCGTATGGAACTTGGATGGCGAGCTTTTTCAGGCCTGCGAAGTGTCTGTCCaagcttgccggggccttgtcaacCTCTTCGCGTCAGGGCCAGAGGTGTAG
- the LOC119324701 gene encoding histone-lysine N-methyltransferase, H3 lysine-9 specific-like yields the protein MAGSAAQAPTQTGRTRPIPTALVPAAVVLAVVVGVLSLLPSVAQAVWELPHLFLLGLVISYGVFAQHKNGAAAGDGGDAAKDGARAWNSRYHPDDPLVVVAPDHAAADDGDDGAGGRPFSLPVRRLKTVVEEPTEAGGASGESVGEETDSSESTAGFWAGAPAAPSPPSVLDAFDSRKFNAATPPSVVQKEFPGYDSGSPRDQSSCNEEEEEEEVEEEEEEEGTDWEEDADGSDEMTAASSERSFPGDFVACRNRRYDGSGDGESMDEELVELATRPGPEGADEVDRKADEFIAKFREQIRRQRL from the coding sequence ATGGCCGGCTCGGCAGCCCAAGCTCCCACACAGACGGGCCGAACGAGGCCGATTCCCACGGCGCTCGTTCCTGCGGCCGTGGTGCTCGCCGTCGTCGTCGGCGTACTTTCCCTGCTGCCCTCCGTGGCCCAGGCGGTGTGGGAGCTgccccacctcttcctcctcggccTCGTCATCTCCTACGGCGTCTTCGCCCAGCACAAGAACGGCGCCGCcgcgggcgacggcggcgatgCCGCCAAGGACGGCGCCCGGGCGTGGAACTCTCGGTACCATCCCGACGACCCGCTCGTCGTGGTCGCGCCCGACCACGCGGCGGCcgatgacggggacgacggcgcggGCGGGAGGCCGTTCTCCTTGCCGGTGCGGAGGCTGAAGACGGTCGTGGAAGAGCCGACCGAAGCCGGTGGCGCCAGCGGAGAGAGCGTTGGCGAAGAGACGGACAGCTCCGAGTCCACGGCAGGATTCTGGGCCGGCGCGCCCGCCGCTCCTTCGCCGCCCTCTGTCCTTGACGCCTTTGACTCGCGGAAGTTCAATGCCGCGACGCCGCCGTCAGTCGTGCAGAAGGAGTTCCCGGGTTACGATTCCGGGTCGCCTCGTGACCAGTCGTCGTgtaacgaggaggaagaggaggaggaggtggaggaggaggaggaggaggagggcaccGATTGGGAAGAGGATGCTGATGGGTCGGATGAGATGACCGCCGCGTCGTCGGAAAGGTCGTTCCCCGGCGACTTCGTTGCCTGTCGCAACCGTCGCTACGACGGCAGCGGGGATGGCGAGTCTATGGACGAAGAACTTGTCGAGCTGGCCACCAGGCCGGGACCGGAGGGGGCGGACGAGGTGGACAGGAAGGCCGACGAGTTCATCGCCAAATTCAGGGAGCAGATCAGACGGCAGAGATTGTAG
- the LOC119324293 gene encoding ceramide kinase-like isoform X5 — protein sequence MFMLWSFLMKVLYVDLGIQELSPKARKIVRSRKHPSQLVPCEYLFGHKDPETCKSWVEHLSACINNEQDRPKNLMVFVHPLCGKGRGCKNWEMVAPLFDRAKVNTKVIITERAGHAYDTLASISDKELKKFDGVVAVGGDGLFNEILNGLLNSRNKISYPPTPEGFGYFGSTEKCQGYRNDGLNNSTATSDAVNVMLRVGSNKSDDHEPLLSTGKSVVGLDISSLNPNTESSTGDQVPPVFFPNDWFRLGIIPSGSTDAIVLSTTGERDAVTSALLIIFGRRIALDIAQVVRWKSSPSAEVLPTVRYAASFAGYGFYGEVIRESENYRWMGPARYDFSGTMVFLKHRSYDAKVAFLENENSHSFAASAENVADEVQPLQSRRKRSRKTICQANCSVCKETSMPGQNSEDEIPNSSQTIHNNPKWIWSEGRFLSVGAAVISCRNERAPDGLVAEAHLSDGFLHLLLIRDCPLPLYLCRSICRHLTQFTKKGSDPLTFKFVEHHKTRAFTFISSHDESVWNLDGELFQACEVSVQACRGLVNLFASGPEV from the exons ATGTTTATGCTGTGGAGCTTCTTGATGAAGGTCCTGTATGTGGACCTTGGAATACAAGAATTGTCGCCCAAGGCAAGAAAAATAGTGAG ATCAAGAAAACACCCTTCTCAATTGGTACCTTGTGAATATCTTTTTGGACACAAAGACCCGGAGACCTGCAAAAGCTGGGTTGAGCATCTCAGTGCATGCATAAATAATGAACAGGACAGGCCCAAGAACCTGATG GTGTTTGTCCATCCACTTTGTGGAAAAGGTagaggttgcaaaaattgggaaatgGTAGCTCCTTTATTTGACCGGGCGAAAGTAAATACAAAG GTGATAATCACGGAGAGAGCAGGACATGCATATGACACCTTAGCATCAATATCAGATAAAGAGCTCAAGAAATTTGACGGTGTTGTTGCAGTG GGTGGTGATGGTTTATTTAATGAAATCCTGAATGGACTACTAAATTCGAGGAATAAGATTTCTTATCCTCCAACTCCAGAGGGCTTTGGATATTTTGGAAGCACTGAGAAATGCCAAGGATACAGGAACGATGGGCTAAACAACAGTACGGCCACATCAGATGCTGTAAATGTCATGCTCCGTGTGGGTTCCAACAAATCTGATGATCATGAACCTCTTCTTTCGACTGGAAAATCTGTTGTTGGATTAGACATCTCATCATTAA ATCCAAATACAGAATCATCTACTGGAG ATCAAGTTCCTCCAGTCTTCTTCCCAAATGATTGGTTTAGGCTTGGCATAATTCCTTCTGGCTCAACAGATGCTATTGTACTCAG CACAACTGGGGAACGAGATGCTGTGACTTCTGCCCTGCTTATTATCTTTGGTAGAAGGATAGCGCTTGATATAGCTCAAGTAGTCAGGTGGAAGAGTAGCCCATCAGCTGAGGTTTTACCTACTGTACGCTATGCAGCTTCATTTGCAGG ATATGGATTTTATGGAGAAGTCATAAGGGAGAGTGAAAACTACCGATGGATGGGCCCTGCACGTTATGATTTTTCTGGAACTATGGTCTTCCTGAAGCACAG ATCTTATGATGCAAAAGTGGCTTTTCTTGAGAATGAGAACTCTCATTCATTTGCTGCATCAGCAGAGAATGTTGCAGATGAAGTACAACCACTGCAATCTCGTAGAAAAAGATCTCGCAAAACAATTTGCCAAGCAAATTGTTCTGTATGCAAAGAAACTTCAATGCCTGGACAAAATTCAGAAGATGAGATTCCAAACAGCTCTCAAACGATTCATAATAACCCAAAATGGATCTGGTCCGAGGGGCGTTTTCTAAGTGTCGGTGCAGCTGTCATTTCATGTCGCAATGAAAGAGCCCCTGATGGCCTAGTGGCTGAAGCACACCTCTCAGATGGTTTTCTACACCTTCTGCTCATTAGAGATTGCCCTCTTCCCTTATATTTGTG CCGTTCTATCTGCAGGCATCTGACACAATTTACTAAGAAGGGGTCGGACCCTTTAACCTTCAAGTTTGTTGAACATCATAAG ACACGAGCATTTACCTTCATCTCATCACACGACGAAAGCGTATGGAACTTGGATGGCGAGCTTTTTCAGGCCTGCGAAGTGTCTGTCCaagcttgccggggccttgtcaacCTCTTCGCGTCAGGGCCAGAGGTGTAG
- the LOC119324293 gene encoding ceramide kinase-like isoform X2 gives MQGDGEVLFLGGVGEVAVTLGHDGLSFLPLHPELGSSCLSSIGLLPKLENKIKFSDVYAVELLDEGPVCGPWNTRIVAQGKKNSEMHRFAVHVITRSRKHPSQLVPCEYLFGHKDPETCKSWVEHLSACINNEQDRPKNLMVFVHPLCGKGRGCKNWEMVAPLFDRAKVNTKVIITERAGHAYDTLASISDKELKKFDGVVAVGGDGLFNEILNGLLNSRNKISYPPTPEGFGYFGSTEKCQGYRNDGLNNSTATSDAVNVMLRVGSNKSDDHEPLLSTGKSVVGLDISSLNPNTESSTGDQVPPVFFPNDWFRLGIIPSGSTDAIVLSTTGERDAVTSALLIIFGRRIALDIAQVVRWKSSPSAEVLPTVRYAASFAGYGFYGEVIRESENYRWMGPARYDFSGTMVFLKHRSYDAKVAFLENENSHSFAASAENVADEVQPLQSRRKRSRKTICQANCSVCKETSMPGQNSEDEIPNSSQTIHNNPKWIWSEGRFLSVGAAVISCRNERAPDGLVAEAHLSDGFLHLLLIRDCPLPLYLWHLTQFTKKGSDPLTFKFVEHHKTRAFTFISSHDESVWNLDGELFQACEVSVQACRGLVNLFASGPEV, from the exons ATGCAGGGCGACGGCGAGGTGCTGTTCCTGGGCGGCGTCGGGGAGGTCGCCGTCACCCTCGGCCACGACGGCCTCTCCTTCCTGCCTCTCCACCCG GAATTGGGTTCTTCATGTTTGTCATCTATCGGATTACTACCAAAATTAGAGAATAAAATCAAGTTTTCGGATGTTTATGCTGTGGAGCTTCTTGATGAAGGTCCTGTATGTGGACCTTGGAATACAAGAATTGTCGCCCAAGGCAAGAAAAATAGTGAG ATGCACCGCTTTGCCGTACATGTAATCACCAGATCAAGAAAACACCCTTCTCAATTGGTACCTTGTGAATATCTTTTTGGACACAAAGACCCGGAGACCTGCAAAAGCTGGGTTGAGCATCTCAGTGCATGCATAAATAATGAACAGGACAGGCCCAAGAACCTGATG GTGTTTGTCCATCCACTTTGTGGAAAAGGTagaggttgcaaaaattgggaaatgGTAGCTCCTTTATTTGACCGGGCGAAAGTAAATACAAAG GTGATAATCACGGAGAGAGCAGGACATGCATATGACACCTTAGCATCAATATCAGATAAAGAGCTCAAGAAATTTGACGGTGTTGTTGCAGTG GGTGGTGATGGTTTATTTAATGAAATCCTGAATGGACTACTAAATTCGAGGAATAAGATTTCTTATCCTCCAACTCCAGAGGGCTTTGGATATTTTGGAAGCACTGAGAAATGCCAAGGATACAGGAACGATGGGCTAAACAACAGTACGGCCACATCAGATGCTGTAAATGTCATGCTCCGTGTGGGTTCCAACAAATCTGATGATCATGAACCTCTTCTTTCGACTGGAAAATCTGTTGTTGGATTAGACATCTCATCATTAA ATCCAAATACAGAATCATCTACTGGAG ATCAAGTTCCTCCAGTCTTCTTCCCAAATGATTGGTTTAGGCTTGGCATAATTCCTTCTGGCTCAACAGATGCTATTGTACTCAG CACAACTGGGGAACGAGATGCTGTGACTTCTGCCCTGCTTATTATCTTTGGTAGAAGGATAGCGCTTGATATAGCTCAAGTAGTCAGGTGGAAGAGTAGCCCATCAGCTGAGGTTTTACCTACTGTACGCTATGCAGCTTCATTTGCAGG ATATGGATTTTATGGAGAAGTCATAAGGGAGAGTGAAAACTACCGATGGATGGGCCCTGCACGTTATGATTTTTCTGGAACTATGGTCTTCCTGAAGCACAG ATCTTATGATGCAAAAGTGGCTTTTCTTGAGAATGAGAACTCTCATTCATTTGCTGCATCAGCAGAGAATGTTGCAGATGAAGTACAACCACTGCAATCTCGTAGAAAAAGATCTCGCAAAACAATTTGCCAAGCAAATTGTTCTGTATGCAAAGAAACTTCAATGCCTGGACAAAATTCAGAAGATGAGATTCCAAACAGCTCTCAAACGATTCATAATAACCCAAAATGGATCTGGTCCGAGGGGCGTTTTCTAAGTGTCGGTGCAGCTGTCATTTCATGTCGCAATGAAAGAGCCCCTGATGGCCTAGTGGCTGAAGCACACCTCTCAGATGGTTTTCTACACCTTCTGCTCATTAGAGATTGCCCTCTTCCCTTATATTTGTG GCATCTGACACAATTTACTAAGAAGGGGTCGGACCCTTTAACCTTCAAGTTTGTTGAACATCATAAG ACACGAGCATTTACCTTCATCTCATCACACGACGAAAGCGTATGGAACTTGGATGGCGAGCTTTTTCAGGCCTGCGAAGTGTCTGTCCaagcttgccggggccttgtcaacCTCTTCGCGTCAGGGCCAGAGGTGTAG
- the LOC119324293 gene encoding ceramide kinase-like isoform X1, protein MQGDGEVLFLGGVGEVAVTLGHDGLSFLPLHPELGSSCLSSIGLLPKLENKIKFSDVYAVELLDEGPVCGPWNTRIVAQGKKNSEMHRFAVHVITRSRKHPSQLVPCEYLFGHKDPETCKSWVEHLSACINNEQDRPKNLMVFVHPLCGKGRGCKNWEMVAPLFDRAKVNTKVIITERAGHAYDTLASISDKELKKFDGVVAVGGDGLFNEILNGLLNSRNKISYPPTPEGFGYFGSTEKCQGYRNDGLNNSTATSDAVNVMLRVGSNKSDDHEPLLSTGKSVVGLDISSLNPNTESSTGDQVPPVFFPNDWFRLGIIPSGSTDAIVLSTTGERDAVTSALLIIFGRRIALDIAQVVRWKSSPSAEVLPTVRYAASFAGYGFYGEVIRESENYRWMGPARYDFSGTMVFLKHRSYDAKVAFLENENSHSFAASAENVADEVQPLQSRRKRSRKTICQANCSVCKETSMPGQNSEDEIPNSSQTIHNNPKWIWSEGRFLSVGAAVISCRNERAPDGLVAEAHLSDGFLHLLLIRDCPLPLYLCRSICRHLTQFTKKGSDPLTFKFVEHHKTRAFTFISSHDESVWNLDGELFQACEVSVQACRGLVNLFASGPEV, encoded by the exons ATGCAGGGCGACGGCGAGGTGCTGTTCCTGGGCGGCGTCGGGGAGGTCGCCGTCACCCTCGGCCACGACGGCCTCTCCTTCCTGCCTCTCCACCCG GAATTGGGTTCTTCATGTTTGTCATCTATCGGATTACTACCAAAATTAGAGAATAAAATCAAGTTTTCGGATGTTTATGCTGTGGAGCTTCTTGATGAAGGTCCTGTATGTGGACCTTGGAATACAAGAATTGTCGCCCAAGGCAAGAAAAATAGTGAG ATGCACCGCTTTGCCGTACATGTAATCACCAGATCAAGAAAACACCCTTCTCAATTGGTACCTTGTGAATATCTTTTTGGACACAAAGACCCGGAGACCTGCAAAAGCTGGGTTGAGCATCTCAGTGCATGCATAAATAATGAACAGGACAGGCCCAAGAACCTGATG GTGTTTGTCCATCCACTTTGTGGAAAAGGTagaggttgcaaaaattgggaaatgGTAGCTCCTTTATTTGACCGGGCGAAAGTAAATACAAAG GTGATAATCACGGAGAGAGCAGGACATGCATATGACACCTTAGCATCAATATCAGATAAAGAGCTCAAGAAATTTGACGGTGTTGTTGCAGTG GGTGGTGATGGTTTATTTAATGAAATCCTGAATGGACTACTAAATTCGAGGAATAAGATTTCTTATCCTCCAACTCCAGAGGGCTTTGGATATTTTGGAAGCACTGAGAAATGCCAAGGATACAGGAACGATGGGCTAAACAACAGTACGGCCACATCAGATGCTGTAAATGTCATGCTCCGTGTGGGTTCCAACAAATCTGATGATCATGAACCTCTTCTTTCGACTGGAAAATCTGTTGTTGGATTAGACATCTCATCATTAA ATCCAAATACAGAATCATCTACTGGAG ATCAAGTTCCTCCAGTCTTCTTCCCAAATGATTGGTTTAGGCTTGGCATAATTCCTTCTGGCTCAACAGATGCTATTGTACTCAG CACAACTGGGGAACGAGATGCTGTGACTTCTGCCCTGCTTATTATCTTTGGTAGAAGGATAGCGCTTGATATAGCTCAAGTAGTCAGGTGGAAGAGTAGCCCATCAGCTGAGGTTTTACCTACTGTACGCTATGCAGCTTCATTTGCAGG ATATGGATTTTATGGAGAAGTCATAAGGGAGAGTGAAAACTACCGATGGATGGGCCCTGCACGTTATGATTTTTCTGGAACTATGGTCTTCCTGAAGCACAG ATCTTATGATGCAAAAGTGGCTTTTCTTGAGAATGAGAACTCTCATTCATTTGCTGCATCAGCAGAGAATGTTGCAGATGAAGTACAACCACTGCAATCTCGTAGAAAAAGATCTCGCAAAACAATTTGCCAAGCAAATTGTTCTGTATGCAAAGAAACTTCAATGCCTGGACAAAATTCAGAAGATGAGATTCCAAACAGCTCTCAAACGATTCATAATAACCCAAAATGGATCTGGTCCGAGGGGCGTTTTCTAAGTGTCGGTGCAGCTGTCATTTCATGTCGCAATGAAAGAGCCCCTGATGGCCTAGTGGCTGAAGCACACCTCTCAGATGGTTTTCTACACCTTCTGCTCATTAGAGATTGCCCTCTTCCCTTATATTTGTG CCGTTCTATCTGCAGGCATCTGACACAATTTACTAAGAAGGGGTCGGACCCTTTAACCTTCAAGTTTGTTGAACATCATAAG ACACGAGCATTTACCTTCATCTCATCACACGACGAAAGCGTATGGAACTTGGATGGCGAGCTTTTTCAGGCCTGCGAAGTGTCTGTCCaagcttgccggggccttgtcaacCTCTTCGCGTCAGGGCCAGAGGTGTAG
- the LOC119324293 gene encoding ceramide kinase-like isoform X3 produces the protein MQGDGEVLFLGGVGEVAVTLGHDGLSFLPLHPELGSSCLSSIGLLPKLENKIKFSDVYAVELLDEGPVCGPWNTRIVAQGKKNSEMHRFAVHVITRSRKHPSQLVPCEYLFGHKDPETCKSWVEHLSACINNEQDRPKNLMVFVHPLCGKGRGCKNWEMVAPLFDRAKVNTKVIITERAGHAYDTLASISDKELKKFDGVVAVGGDGLFNEILNGLLNSRNKISYPPTPEGFGYFGSTEKCQGYRNDGLNNSTATSDAVNVMLRVGSNKSDDHEPLLSTGKSVVGLDISSLNPNTESSTGDQVPPVFFPNDWFRLGIIPSGSTDAIVLRYGFYGEVIRESENYRWMGPARYDFSGTMVFLKHRSYDAKVAFLENENSHSFAASAENVADEVQPLQSRRKRSRKTICQANCSVCKETSMPGQNSEDEIPNSSQTIHNNPKWIWSEGRFLSVGAAVISCRNERAPDGLVAEAHLSDGFLHLLLIRDCPLPLYLCRSICRHLTQFTKKGSDPLTFKFVEHHKTRAFTFISSHDESVWNLDGELFQACEVSVQACRGLVNLFASGPEV, from the exons ATGCAGGGCGACGGCGAGGTGCTGTTCCTGGGCGGCGTCGGGGAGGTCGCCGTCACCCTCGGCCACGACGGCCTCTCCTTCCTGCCTCTCCACCCG GAATTGGGTTCTTCATGTTTGTCATCTATCGGATTACTACCAAAATTAGAGAATAAAATCAAGTTTTCGGATGTTTATGCTGTGGAGCTTCTTGATGAAGGTCCTGTATGTGGACCTTGGAATACAAGAATTGTCGCCCAAGGCAAGAAAAATAGTGAG ATGCACCGCTTTGCCGTACATGTAATCACCAGATCAAGAAAACACCCTTCTCAATTGGTACCTTGTGAATATCTTTTTGGACACAAAGACCCGGAGACCTGCAAAAGCTGGGTTGAGCATCTCAGTGCATGCATAAATAATGAACAGGACAGGCCCAAGAACCTGATG GTGTTTGTCCATCCACTTTGTGGAAAAGGTagaggttgcaaaaattgggaaatgGTAGCTCCTTTATTTGACCGGGCGAAAGTAAATACAAAG GTGATAATCACGGAGAGAGCAGGACATGCATATGACACCTTAGCATCAATATCAGATAAAGAGCTCAAGAAATTTGACGGTGTTGTTGCAGTG GGTGGTGATGGTTTATTTAATGAAATCCTGAATGGACTACTAAATTCGAGGAATAAGATTTCTTATCCTCCAACTCCAGAGGGCTTTGGATATTTTGGAAGCACTGAGAAATGCCAAGGATACAGGAACGATGGGCTAAACAACAGTACGGCCACATCAGATGCTGTAAATGTCATGCTCCGTGTGGGTTCCAACAAATCTGATGATCATGAACCTCTTCTTTCGACTGGAAAATCTGTTGTTGGATTAGACATCTCATCATTAA ATCCAAATACAGAATCATCTACTGGAG ATCAAGTTCCTCCAGTCTTCTTCCCAAATGATTGGTTTAGGCTTGGCATAATTCCTTCTGGCTCAACAGATGCTATTGTACTCAG ATATGGATTTTATGGAGAAGTCATAAGGGAGAGTGAAAACTACCGATGGATGGGCCCTGCACGTTATGATTTTTCTGGAACTATGGTCTTCCTGAAGCACAG ATCTTATGATGCAAAAGTGGCTTTTCTTGAGAATGAGAACTCTCATTCATTTGCTGCATCAGCAGAGAATGTTGCAGATGAAGTACAACCACTGCAATCTCGTAGAAAAAGATCTCGCAAAACAATTTGCCAAGCAAATTGTTCTGTATGCAAAGAAACTTCAATGCCTGGACAAAATTCAGAAGATGAGATTCCAAACAGCTCTCAAACGATTCATAATAACCCAAAATGGATCTGGTCCGAGGGGCGTTTTCTAAGTGTCGGTGCAGCTGTCATTTCATGTCGCAATGAAAGAGCCCCTGATGGCCTAGTGGCTGAAGCACACCTCTCAGATGGTTTTCTACACCTTCTGCTCATTAGAGATTGCCCTCTTCCCTTATATTTGTG CCGTTCTATCTGCAGGCATCTGACACAATTTACTAAGAAGGGGTCGGACCCTTTAACCTTCAAGTTTGTTGAACATCATAAG ACACGAGCATTTACCTTCATCTCATCACACGACGAAAGCGTATGGAACTTGGATGGCGAGCTTTTTCAGGCCTGCGAAGTGTCTGTCCaagcttgccggggccttgtcaacCTCTTCGCGTCAGGGCCAGAGGTGTAG